The segment CTTGAGAAAAGTAAGTTCTCACCCAGTTTTCTTGGATTTGAGCTGGAGGAGTGTTGATAAACTGCCCGGTCACAGGCCAGGCCTCAGCCCTGCGTATTAATATTGTGGAATAAGTGTTTCGTCTGTGCAGTGATTTATCTGctgggttttggttttttttggggcTCTATTTAAACAGtttgatgtgaaaatacatCATTACAAACTCAAATTCTTGTTTGTACATAAAATGAaagtgtatttttgttgtttactgtGTTAGTTTGAGCATTCCGGAGTAATACTAATATCTGTTTGTATGTCTGAACGTGCTTTAATTCTCCCTCTGCAGATGTCTTTCTCTCCAGCCGCCTCGGCTGCTCGCCGgcttttggctgctgctgcagcacattCAGGCGAAGAGAGCAAAGGTCAGTGTGTCTTTAGTGACCCCCcccacactctctctctgtctctcataacaaacacaaccagAATGTATGAAACCTCCAGATTCAGAGCATGAAGGCAGCAGCATGTAGCTTGAGCCTTTTGACCAGCTGACACAGAGCTGGCAGCCGGCCTGCACGTTCACGCTCTGATGTTTCTCATGGCTGATACGAGCCATCCGGGTTTCACCAGCCTCTCCTCagcggttgttgttgttgttattccaCAGCCAGGACCTGGAAGATACTGAGCTTTGTGGTGGCCTTGCCTGGCGTCAGCGTCTGCTGGCTCAACGCTCACATGAAGGGCAAGCAGCATTCACACGAGCAGCCAGAGTTTGTGCCGTATCCTCACCTGCGTCTGCGCACCAAGGTGAGACTCAAcgtaaagaaaaagaaagaaagaaaacgatCTGCGTTTATTTTACGAAAACATCAACATATCTCCTTCCAGAAGTTTCCCTGGGGCGATGGAAACCACTCTCTGTTTCACAACCCTCACACCAACGCCCTGCCCGATGGGTACGAGACCACTGACCACTGAGGGGACCGGCCAACTCCAGTCTGCTGTGAACGCCGTGCACCCTGACGGGAATAAAACCACTTTGTGCTGACTTATAACGAGTCCCTTTTCGTTATTTTAATTCACCTCATACCAGAACGTGATTTATCGATCATTTCTGGCTGGtgagagaaaatgtgatttgaatAATTAGTCTActaatattctatatttttctctttgccaacacagaccaaaaacaaaaagtgttaCGACTCTCTAATGTTGAAAATTGACTGTTGGCAGAAATCTGAAAAGTAGAGACACGTCCTTTAACTCCATTAGCTCAGAAAACGCacaagacaacaacacaacaagaaactGAAGGCAAAGTGACTCTCCGGTGATATATTCAGTGGCATAAATTTATATTGAGCAGGTGAAACCTATACACTGTAAATCTGCTATTCCATATTATCTCtatgtacaaaataaacaactggCTCGCTGACCAACCCTGATAATTCCAGTACTTCCAGTTTAATGACATTTATCTAATGCACTGTAGACATTTCATTAGATGCTTTTCCcccaaaataataattaaaaaaagaaagttaaattaataataaCGGCAATACAAATGTCATCGGGAGTCActtgggggagaaaaaaaaaaaggaaatcataataaaatgatGTCATGCTGGGACAGGCTACAGTTCATATAGATttacagtaaaactgaaaagaaatgcatgtttcaATCAACGGTCAGTTCAGTTAGAGCTGAAGAAATTCATACAGCATGTTTTCAGATTATCATGCTAATTATATCCTGCATTTGTACTATCCTATTATTTGATAACATTAATACAATGACACCTTTTGTAGGAGCTTATATTAAGCCCTCATGTCGCcctctgaactctgaacacgCCTCGTAGCTCAACTCAGAGCTGATGTGCTCAGGCTGAGTAGATCCTGTTTCAGAGCCTCCACACAGTCGGCCTCCCTGGCTAGTCTGCGAAGGGAGTCCCCAGCCAGTGCGGAGGACGAGAAGGACCGTGGACAGTCCTGACAgcccagcagcagagacagacaggcccGGCCCAGAGCTGGGTAACTGTAGCGCTGGGAAAACCAGTAAACCTGCGGCAGCAATGCAGCCAGAAACCCACCGCCGACATCTTcctctgaggaagaggaggagtccTGAGCTGCTGAACTTTTGGTCTGGTTCTTTGGTCTTAACTTCGACTCTTCTGGATCGaggcattttgaaaatgaagtgACTCCTTTGACTGTCTTCTTCTCTGAAGTTGGATTGAGTCCTCTCTGGACTTTCTCGACTCCAGTCAAGGAGGATTTCTTACTGTGGATCTTATGTGGAGAAatgttgggtttctttttctgtcctggTAAAGAGCTGGTGAGCTCCAGCTCAGATGTCCGACTGGCCAGGTTCTCCTCGGCAGACTCCGGACTGTCCTGGTCCATTTTACACACGGCCTTTTCAGCGTTGTCTTCTGCCGGAGTTGATGCAGCTCTATTGGCAGCTTTAGGGGAagaggacagaagaagagaCACGCAGAGATCCTCCaattctctctgcagctcagtgacCAAAAACCTGCACGCTCCAATCATCATCTCCCCCAGAGGTGTTCTCTGAAAAGACAGGTCTTCCGTGagcttctcctctgtctccctttgGCAGATACTCAGTCCTGCAAGCACCAGTGAGTCCAGAATCTGGCAGCGcccccctctgtctccctcatcCCTGTCCCTTGTTTCTGTGTCCTTAGTGAGGCGACACCCATGCAGGTAATGCAGCACCGGTAGTAACACACCCGTGCTGACATCTTTGATGTGGATGGCTTCCTCTGCGCTACCCTGAGCTTCTCCAAATCCACCTTTCAACAGAGCCCTGAAGTATTCAGAGCTGATCCCGTCTGTCCTCTCCGCCCCAGCCACAGCCTCCCTGTTGGCTGGGAGCCGAGTCCCGTCATCTAGCAGCAAGTGGAGGTCAAAGTTTGAGAGGCCATAGGGACAAACATCTGCCAGCCGAGGCTTTTTTGACGGCGGAGGCAAAACTTGGGCACTTTCACTGACCGACTCTttcaggactgtgtgtgtgtgttttttgttcagcTCTGTTTTAATGTTTCCTGTCAGGGAAGACAGGcatccaatcaggagagagaagtaCGGTGAGGGGAGCTGAGAGATCGGTCCTGAATGTGGCGAGTTAAACAGATCAGAGAGCATCCTTCCGCATTCAGTGGGGTTGTCCTCGTCACCGTCATCGTCATCACAGCCGAGAGGCTGCAGAGCCAAGAGCAGCCCACCGCTGTCCAGAAGAAGCTTCTTCAGCAGGGACTTGTTGCTGTTGAGGAAAAACTGGGTTTGAAAAACTGTTTGCAAAGACACGATTTCATCCCAAAACA is part of the Echeneis naucrates chromosome 8, fEcheNa1.1, whole genome shotgun sequence genome and harbors:
- the cox6a2 gene encoding cytochrome c oxidase subunit 6A2, mitochondrial; the encoded protein is MSFSPAASAARRLLAAAAAHSGEESKARTWKILSFVVALPGVSVCWLNAHMKGKQHSHEQPEFVPYPHLRLRTKKFPWGDGNHSLFHNPHTNALPDGYETTDH